A segment of the Pristiophorus japonicus isolate sPriJap1 chromosome 1, sPriJap1.hap1, whole genome shotgun sequence genome:
ttaaaaaagggggcagacaaaaggcaggtaactataggccggttagtttaacatctgtagtggggaaaatgctgaaactatcattaaggaagaaatagcaggacatctagataggaatagtgcaatcaagcagacgcagcatggattcatgaaagggaaatcatgtttaactaatttactggcattctttgaggatataatgagcatggtggatagaggtgtaccgatggatgtggtgtatttagatttccaaaaggcattcgataaggtgccacacaaaaggttactgcagaagataaaggttcgcggagtcagaggaaatgtattagcatggatagagaattggctggctaacagaaagcagagagtcgggataaatgggtccttttcgggttggaaatcggtggttagtggtgtgccacagggatcggtgctgggaccacaactgtttacaatatacatagatgacctggaagaggggacagagtgcagtgtaacaaaatttgcagatgacacaaagattagtgggaaagcgggttgtgtagaggacacagagaggctgcaaagagatttagataggttaagcgaatgggctaaggtttggcagatggaatacaatgtcggaaagtgtgaggtcatccacctgggaaaaaaaacatttaaagggaatattattcgaatggggagaaattacaacatgctgcggtgcagagggacctgggggtccttgtgcatgaatcccaaaaagttagtttgcaggtgcagcaggtaatcaggaaggcgaatggaatgttggccttcattgcgagagggatggaatacgaaagcagggaggtcctgctgcaactgtgtagggtattggtgaggccgcacctggagtactgcgtgcagttttggtcaccttacttaaggaaggatatactagctttggagggggtacagagaccattctctaggctgattccagagatgagggggttaccttatgatgatagattgagtagactgggtctttactcgttggagttcagaaggatgaggggtgatcttatagaaacatttaaaataatgaaagggatagacaagatagaggcagagaggttgtttccactggtcggggagactagaactagggggcacagcctcaaaatacaggggagccaatttaaaaccgagttgagaaggaatttcttctcccagagggttgtgaatctgtggaattctctgcccaaggaagcagttgaggctagctcattttatgtattcaagtcacggatagatagatttttaaccaataaaggaattaagggttacggggagcgggcgtgtaagtggagctgagtccacggccagatcagccatgatcttgttgaatggcggagcaggctcgaggggctagatggcctactcctgttcctaattcttatgtttttatgttcttaaagcggtttgagacgtccagtgttcgtgaaagatgctatataaacggaagtctgtctgtctttctttttatGGTGGGCAGGAAATGGGCTCACATTTCTGGCTGGAAGTGTGTCGACCGTCATACTGGGAAAGGTACAGGCAAATAGTTAGCGCATTCACATTCCTTGCGGCTCTTTCCACCGTGGTTATTGGTGGAGGCCTCGGAACAGACTATCTTCCCAGATTCAGTTCAGGGATACTGCATAGGTTAAAGGAACCTGtatacagaaaaagcagcaacaacATTAAAAAATCAACTTGTCAAACGTTTTTTCACTTGCATTAATGAATGAAAACTAACCTCTGCACAAGCTGATATTTTGTAAATTGGAGAAGATTATGAGGATCTGAGATACTAACCATATGAAGTGCCTCCGATCTGCTTAGAAATCACTGAGCGTATTGTAGTCAGCGGAATAAGGGCAAACATCATCACAGCTCGGGCTGCAAGATAAAAGATAGCAGGTTGAGGAGGAAGTGATTAATTGTTTCAGTAAGAGTTAATGTGATTGTGGGAATTCATTATTCTTCATTGGAATTCACTGGTCTTCTGCTGTTGACAGTCCTTATCAGTAATTACATGACTTAACCTCTTTATTATGGAACTGATAATTTATATTTTTCAAACCATTATTTGATTGCTTTGCTCTGCATACACAACATAGTATTAGactacaaaaacttgcatttatatagaatctttaatgtaaaacattccaaggctctccacaggagcattaccaaacaaaatttgacaccgagcaacataaggagatattagggcaggtgaccttggtcaaagagttcggttttaaggagcgtcttgaaggaggagagtgaggtagagagtcagagaggtttagggaggaattccagagcttagggcccagacagctgatggcacggccaccaatggtggagcgaagaaaatcgaggatgcgcaagaggccagaattggaggaatgcaaagatctcaaaggattgtagggctggaggaggtgacagagatagagaagagcgaggccatggaggtatttgaaaacaaggataaaattttaaaattgaggtgctttcggaccgggagccaatgtaggtaagcgaacacaagggtgatgggtgaccgaGACATGGTGTGAGTTATGATACGGACAGCAGAATTTTAgatcagctcaagtttacagaggctgcaagatgggaggctagccaggagagcattggaatagtccagtctagaggtaacaaaggcatggatgaggatttcagcagcagatgtgctgaggcaaggacggatatGTGCGATGTTACAGAAATGAAAATATGTGGtctcggtgatggagaggatatggggtcggaagctcaactCAGGGTCAAAGAGGGCACCAaagtttgtgaacagtctggttcagcttcagacagtggccagggggagggatggagtcggtgtgtCAGGactgagtttgtggtggggactgaagacaatggttttggtcttcccaatatttaactggaagaaatttctactcatccaataCTGGAGGTTGGACAAGCAGCGAGACAAATCAATGTACAACACTGTATACACAACTCAGATATGCTCACACAGCAGTAAGATCATTTGTGAGTAAATAGATACTGTGGTGTACACTATTCAAATATATTTCAGCTAAATGTTTGGACACCTCGGTTCCACAATCAAGAGGGTTGATGTCTATTAGCAAAATACTGTATACTTCTATGAAAATGGGTTAACCGAAAAATCTATGTGGCTAAAGTTTTGTGCCTGGTCACCTTTGATCTTTTCTATTAAAGTGACAGAAACATCTGTGATGGTTACATTTTACACAAAAATGCTTGAGAGGGTGCAATTGCCCCTCGCACTAATTGGGGGTGATAACCTTCCGGGGCTGGGGCAATGACGTCATAGCCGGTTGCATGCTGGCCCGGGGTGCTAACCGCGGGGTGCAGCACTGCCGGGACAgcaccccccaaacctccggggcaatttcccgcgaggTGGTAGTGTCCTCATCGCCTGGGCGAAAATGACATTGCGCCCCGTTAGCACTCCCCTGGAGGtggtaatggggctataaaaagggacaattttgccCCCTTAGACTATACTTCAACTGCAAAATTGCCAATGCACTTTAATATATGCATTGTTTGGAAACTTACTGCTAAATTCTGAACAGTAATTTAGAACCATATTGTCAGTAGAAATTTAGCACTGTTATATAATTTTAAATTATTATAAAATTAAATACATGCATCTTAGTAGCGGAAATAAGACCAAACTGAAAATATACTGCAGGATATTTAGAATCCATGGCTAAGTTATATGAGTGCAAATTTGCATACTATTAATGATACACATGGTCGTTTGTAACTTTTTTGTAAAGAATTTTTATTGCACTGTTTTATAAACAGCCAACTCAAAATCTAAAGTCCAAATATTTGGTTGAAATTACTGAGAGcttatcagggacagtcagcactgatTTATAAAAGGCAGCTGGTGCTTTGCAAACTTCACTGATTTTGTTACCCTGAGCGGATAGATAAAGGAGTCCAGTCTAtgatggattttcaaaaagcattgatAAGTATAATGTAAAAGACTTATGGCAAAAGTAATGAATGGCATGTGGAACTTTGCAGATAATGGAAACATGGATAGAGATGGTtggagaaagaaaagaaaaaacttgcatttatacagtacatTTTAtgtcctccggatgtcccaaagagtTTCACAGCTAATAAATTACTTCTGAATTGTAGACACTGTTGCTATTTAGACAAatacagtagccaatttgtgcacagtgggatcccacaaacagcaatgagataaccatCTAATCTGTTTcaatagtgttggttgagggataaatgttgactggggggcagtgctgtgtggcgaggacaggctggtggaggacctttgtcttacggatgtttagcgtaaggcccatgctttcgtacacctcagtaaatacgttgactatgacttggagttcagtttctgtatgtgcgcagacgcaggcgtcgtccgcgtactgtagctcgacgacagaggttggggtgggcttggacgacgaaggttgaacaggttcccactggttccgtagtttagttccactccagcggggagcttggtgactgtgaggtggagcatggcggcgagaaagattgagaagagggttggggcgatggcgcagccctgcttgaccccggtccggacgtggactgggtctgtaatggatccgttggtaaggatcacagcctgcatgtcgtcgtggagcaggcggaggatggtgacgaacttttgggggcattcgaaacggaggaggacgctccatagaccctcgtggttaacagtgtcaaaggcctttgtaaggtcaaagaaggccatgtataagggctggtgctgtaccctgcatttttcctgcagctgttgtgctgtaaaaatcatgtcctttgtgccccgccacacagcactgccccccagtcctcaagatccacggcacggccctggacaccgtgggccatttcccatattttgggagcctcttatcaacaagagcagacattgacgacgagattcaacaccggctccagtgcgccagtgcagtcttcggccacctgaggaaaagattgtttgaagaccaggccctgaaatctgtcaccaagctcatggtctacagggctgtagtaatacccgccctcctgtatggctcagagacatggaccatgtacagtaggcacctcaagtcactggagaaataccaccaacgatgtctctgcaagatcctgcaaatcccctgggaggacagacgcaccaacgttagcgtcctcgtccaggccaacatccccagcattgaagcactgaccacacttgatcagctccactgggcaggccacattgttcgcatgcctgacacgagactcccaaagcaagcgctctactcggaactccttcatggcaaatgagccaaaggtggtcagaggaaacattacaaggacaccctcaaagcctccctgataaagtgcaacatccccactgacacctgggagtccctggccaaaggccgccctgaatggaggaagtgcatccgggagggtgctgagcacctcgagtctcatcaccgagagcatgcagaaatcaagcgcaggcaacagaaagagcatgcagcaaaccagtcccacccaccctttccctcaacaactatctgtcccacctgtgacagggactgtggttcccatattggactgttcagttacctaaggattcatttttggagtagaagcaagtcttcctcgattccgagggactgcctatgatgatgatgatgaaatgttggccaggacactgtttCGCTTCCAATATTGTCATGAAATCTTTACTGCCTCACTTTGACATCGCATTGATAAGAGGGCACCTCTGTTaatgctgcactgaagtgttagcctagattacatgctcaagtcgctggaatgggacttgaacccacgatcttctcactcagaggcaagagtggtacccactgagccgaGCTGACGTGatacaggaagtaaagggtaaggATAAAGGAAGATTCTAGACAGGAAAAATATGCTACAAGAGTGTATTGGGGCTGTTCGCACTTACTGGACACATAAATTATCTGGACTTGGGAATTGAGGGAACAACAttaaaatttgaggatgacaccaaattggggacatAACAAATTGTGAAAGACTGCAGGAAAAAATAGATCGGGTAGCAAGATGCGCAGCTAGATAGCAGATACAGTACAATAAAATGTGACACAATATATTTTGCAAGTAAGAATAGGGAAAGCAAATATACCTTAAATGCCAAGATTTTAAATGGAGTAAAAGACTTTGATGTGCAGATATACAGGTCATCTAAAGGTGGCAATGCAAGTAGATAAGGCCATTAAAAGGGAAAGTGGAATCCTTAGTTTTATACCTAGAGGTAGAATACAACTTCAAGGGCatgaaattctctggactctggggaggtaccatcggattggaaagcagctaatgtaacgcctctgtttaaaaacgggggcagacaaaaagcaggtaacaataggccgattagtttaacatctgtagtggggaaaatgcttgaagctatcattaaggaagaaatagcgggacatctagataggaatagtgcaatcaagcagacgcagcatggattcatgaaggggaaatcatgtgtaactaatttactgaaattctttgaggatataacgagcatggtggatagaggtgtaccgatggatgtggtgtatttagatttccaaaaggcattcgataaggtgccacacaaaagcttactgcagaagataaaggtacgcggagtcagaggaaatgtattagcatggatcgagaattggctggcgaacagaaagcagagagtcgggataaatgagtccttttcgggttggaaatcggtggttagtggtgtgctgcagggatcggtgctgggaccacaactgtttacaatatacatagatgacctggaaaaggggacagagtgtagtgtaacaaaatttgcagatgacacaaagattagtgggaaagcgggttgtgtagaggacacagagaggctgcagagagatttagatgggttaagcgaatgggctaaagtttggcagatggaatacaatgtcggaaaatgtgaggtcatccacctgggaaaaaaaaacagtaaaagggaatattatttgaatggggagaaattacaacatgctgcggtgcagagggacctggtggtccttgtgcatgaatcccaaaaagttagtttgcaggtgcagcaggtaatcaggaaggcgaatggaatgttggccttcattgcgagagggatggagtacaaaagcagggaggttctgctgcaactgtatagggtattggtgaggccgcacctggagtactgcgtgcagttttggtcaccttacttaaggatatactagctttggagggggtacagagatgattcactgggctgattccggagatgagggggttaccttatgatgatagattgagtagactgggtctttactcgttggagttcagaaggatgagggatgatcttatagaaacatttaaaataatgaaagggatagataagatagaggcagagaggttgtttccactggccggggagactagaactagggggcacagcctcaaaatacgggggagccaatttaaaaccgagttgagaaggaatttcttctcccagagggttgtgaatctgtggaattctctgcccaaggaagcagttgaggctagctcattgaatatattcaaatcacagatagatagatttttaaccaataagggaattaagggttatggggagcgggtgggtaagtggagctgagtccatggccagatcagccatgatcttgttgaatggcggagcaggctcgaggggctggatggcctactcctgttcctaattcttatgttcttattaatgttggggaagtccagaaccaggggtaatagtctaaggataagagatgaggagagacttcttcgcccagagagtggtgaacctgtggaattctctgccacagaaagttgttgaggccaattcattaaatatattcaaaaaggagttagatgtagtccttactactcgggggatcaaggggtatggcgagaaagcaggaatggggtactgaagttgcatgttcagctatgaactcattgaatggcagtgcaggctcgaaggaccgaatggcctactcctgcacctattttctatgtttctatgttgaactaATACTAGACCTGAATTTGGCCACCATTAGAAGAATATAAAAGAAATGCGGAAAGTACAGTGTAAATTCAATATGATGTTACCAGAAGTCAAGGGTTAGAGTTATGAGGAGAGACATGAGAAATTAAGGCTTTTCTCAATTGTACTGAGCAGGTTGAGAATGATGTAATAGAGGTCGTCAACATTATGAAGGGTTATGATAAATACCTACAGGTTGTTTGCACTGGCTGGAGAGATTACAACAAGATGGTACAAAATTAAGAAAATTACAAAAGTAAAGAAGCGTTTACAAAAAATGCCTttatggcaggaaagtggagttgatgtagaagttcagccatgattttactgaatggcggacagcctcgaggggccatatgctcctatttcttacgttcttatgcagAAGATGATTAAAATGTGGAAATTTGTGCCACAAGCTATTTTTGAAGCAGAGTCCATTAAATCCTTTCCAAGGAAACTAGTTGCTTGacaaagaggaatattaaaggatGTCGGGAGTGAGCAGGAGATTGGAATTAAACTTCATAGCTCAAGAAAAACACCAGCTAAACTTGATGGGTTGTAAAATTGTATGATTCTCCCAGAGCTTCCTCATTTTCTTTCTGTTGCTAACAGTGAAAAATACAAATGACATCCCATGCACGACACAATGGATAATAATACTTGGCTTTAAAAGGTTTAGTCCAGAAAAGTCCCAGAATGCTGGCGATGATTCTTACCAATAAAAAATAGGAAGGTCCACTTCATGAAGGCCATGATTAGCATCCCGCTGGAAAATGACACCATTCCCATCACAATCAAGGAAGTATCCTTCAAACACCTGGAAAAAAACTACTACACCTAGGAAGCTGGTCAGGAAGATGGCGTACCCTGCTGCATTACCATAGCCCACCCAGACAGCATTCCAGTTCAGTGGATCCTTCAGTACAAATATGGGCAACACATCCACTCCACCTGTCACGCTCAGGTCATACAAAACCCCAGCTGTAAACAGCAGTGCAATAGTGATTTTATCCACTGACGTGTTATATCTAGGGTTAGCTTGAGCTTTTGTAATGTCCTGTAACCTTGACGTTTCACTTTGGCTTTCATTCTCGGTTGTATTTTCTTGCCCAACTTCATCTCCATCAGCAGCTCGATTGACAGACAACCCATTTCCATGCTGACCTTGATCCAATAGGCTGGCAGAGTCAAGAGATGTTGTGCTGCTAAACTGCTACTTCCCCAGAGACCCAGGTTGCATTTGTTCCGGTGACATTTTTAGATCCACGGTGCTATAAAGTAAACTGAAAGCGTAAAAAATACAGCTCCAGGCTACCAACACTGCACCCTGGTGATGTGAGTATTTGAAATGAATAAATATGTGTCCGGATGCAATACTTCCAATCATCCCTGTCACTCCATAGGTCAGCTCAACTGTAATAAGTCTGATGGACCTCTTCTCCTCTGAGGAGGTGTCTGAGGTCAAGGCCATGACCCCGGTCCAGTAAGTAAATCCCCCACTCAGGCCATTCAGCACAGCGGTGCCAAACATCACCTCCAAAGGCAGATGGAGCAAGATCACAAAGAGCAGCAGGGACCTGGACACCAGGTAGCCCAGAAGAGGCACACAGATGGTGATCTTCCTGGATATTTGAtctccaagtttggccagggagaagGTGACGAGCAGAGGAGTAATCCCCAGCAAGAGGTTGTAGATCATGTAAAACTCAGAGACAGCTGCTTGGCCTGGCCTTCAGATGTTGTGTTGGAGGAGTTGGAGCGCTCATAGACCACCATCAGCAGAGTGGTGTCGAAGAAAGCACCGGCGATCTGGTGCAAACCTACAACGATTTCGATGAAGGAGCACAGCTTTCGACACATCTCCATTCTTTATTTTAAACGCACGTTTCCACTTCTTTCCTTTTTGTAGAAAAAAAACAACAGCCAGCGATCCCCGGAATGTCTCCTTTGCCCAACTGTGACCTCTCACTGCCTGGGGAAGTCAAGTGCTTTCTCACTTCCGACCGAACAGGACTGCAACAAGCGACAGCGCTACTTCCCCATTCCTAACCCATTGGCTTTACTCATCTGCTTGGTTGGTCTGGATCAAACCCAAGCTCTGAATCAGCAAGCGTCTCTAACCGGATTTCGCAATGGTTGGCTGCAGGACTCGAGTCTCCAGTTTCTCGATGCTCAGGTACAGCGAGGGCAGGAGCCGGAACTGGCCAGCTCCTCGCACAGGGCATTTGCAGAAGAGGGCAGGCAATGACATTGATCGCCCGAGCCGATGGATGGGCAAAGGGAGGGGAGCTGAGGGCCAGAAACATCTGCACCGTGTGTCAGCAAAATCCACATCAGTTCAACCAGACTCGGAAATGCTTGTGCCAGACAATTTTCAACCTGTTGGCTGCACCTTattttaagattttttttaaaaaagaaaaaagtgATTTTACAACATGTTAATGTTCTTAGTATCTGAAATTACCCTGCGGGATACTAACACCGAAATTATACTCGGATGTGTTCAGGAGCTAAACGAATGCTAGTTTTATTTTTTCTATTTGCCCCTCCTGTCGTCAAGCTATGATTCCATGGGCCTCCAGGTCCTCTCCAGATCCTAACCAGATGGCCATTATTCATTACCAAGCCTTGACAGCGAGTGCCCACAGGCTATTCCACTGCAGGGCAAATGAGAAGCACAACCAAGCTCATCTGACATCCACAGACGCACATTTTCAGTCGGGATTGCTCGATTGTGATCAGGAGTCCAGGTGGCTCCTTCGTTATCCCTTCTCTATTCACCTTCTAAAGCCCGGGTAAACTCCCTGTGACCACAATACTCAAATTAGGCAGGTTCAAAAATGTGGGGATGTATGGGGGATGGCGACAGATTCATTACAGTGTGCTGGAACACCAAAAAACACAACCCTTGCATCTATACTTATTTACTATTAATAAATAGTGTTAAGAACAGCAAAATCACTGCTTTGGAATGTACGTCACTGCTGATTCTTACCAATGAAATACAGGTAGGTCCACTTCACGAAGGCCATGATCAGAATCCCAGCAGAGAAGGAAACCATTCCAATCACTATCAATGAGAAGTCCTTGGTCCATTTACAAACCACCACCAAGAAAACTGGTGAAGTGGATGACATATTCTGATGTGTTCCCATACCCAGCATCCCACTGGAGAGGCTTCTTCAGCACAAAGATGGGCAGCACATCTATTGCCCCTTTTGTAGCCATGTCATAGAGAATCCCAGCCCCAATAAGGAGGGAGATAGTGAATTTGTCCGGACAATGTTTATCTTTAAGAGCATCTGCATCCAACAAGCTTGGCTTGTTGTGGTGAGCTATATCCATTCCCCTTGACATTTCCCCTGCTTGTCCATTCATAGCTGTTAGATTTTCTATCTCCTTATTACCCTCAAAACCGAAATGTTTTCAGTTTCGCCGACAGATGGTCTTTTAGCATGTTGAGCTTCATGAGTTAAACCTTTAAGTCCCGGTTTATCAGAAGATCCTATAGTCACACATTGTGACTTACCTGCAAATCGTGCATTTTCCTTATCAACTTGTTTGTCACTATGAAGTTCAGATGCTTTAATTTCGGGTGGAACCTTTAATACCAAAATGCAATAATACAAGCTGAAAATATACAGAGCAAGAGAACAAGCAACCAATATGCTGCTTTTGTAATATGAGCTCTTAAAATGGAGGTAGATGTAGCCTGATAATATGCTTCCTATGAaacctgtgttgtgtatctgtaaagcatgcactcccatgttccgctaccaggaagctcatcccctgaagtcccaagggatcccagcatcccttggtagcactgtatataagccggcccctaaggcctgttcctcactctggggtgtcttagtaaagactgagatcactttaacctccctgtgtgcagcctcatctgtgttaggaacacaataaatggcgacgggaatacgaatccaacgcaaagatgcagcaaactgtgggcatcctggagaagttctcggagggtgaggactgggaagcctatgtcgaacggctagaccagtactttgtagccaacgagctggacggagaaggaagggctgcaaaaaggagagcggtcctcctcacagtctgcggggcatccacctacagcctcatgaagaatcttctggctccggtgaaacccacagataagtcatatgaggagctgtgtacactgattcgggagcatcttaacctgagggagagcatgctgatggtgaggtatcggttctacagctgccagcgatctgaaggtcaggaagtggcgagct
Coding sequences within it:
- the LOC139261465 gene encoding LOW QUALITY PROTEIN: solute carrier family 46 member 2 (The sequence of the model RefSeq protein was modified relative to this genomic sequence to represent the inferred CDS: inserted 1 base in 1 codon; deleted 1 base in 1 codon) — translated: MEMCRKLCSFIEIVVGLHQIAGAFFDTTLLMVVYERSNSSNTTSEGQXQAAVSEFYMIYNLLLGITPLLVTFSLAKLGDQISRKITICVPLLGYLVSRSLLLFVILLHLPLEVMFGTAVLNGLSGGFTYWTGVMALTSDTSSEEKRSIRLITVELTYGVTGMIGSIASGHIFIHFKYSHHQGAVLVAWSCIFYAFSLLYSTVDLKMSPEQMQPGSLGNLLDQGQHGNGLSVNRAADGDEVGQENTTENESQSETSRLQDITKAQANPRYNTSVDKITIALLFTAGVLYDLSVTGGVDVLPIFVLKDPLNWNAVWVGYGNAAGYAIFLTSFLGVVVFSRCLKDTSLIVMGMVSFSSGMLIMAFMKWTFLFFIARAVMMFALIPLTTIRSVISKQIGGTSYGKVFGGLQILLTLTGVIASTSFLSIYMSTHYWYPTVCFSLSSVISCLSIIPIM